A stretch of Suncus etruscus isolate mSunEtr1 chromosome 9, mSunEtr1.pri.cur, whole genome shotgun sequence DNA encodes these proteins:
- the LOC126017867 gene encoding 60S ribosomal protein L23a-like, with translation MAPKAKKEAPAPPKAEAKAKALKAKKAVLKGVHSHKKKKIQTSPTFQRPKTLRLRRQPKYPRKSAPRRNKLDHYAIIKFPLTTESAMKKIEDNNTLVFIVDVKANKHQIKQAVKKLYDIDVAKVNTLIRPDGEKKAYVRLAPDYDALDVANKIGII, from the coding sequence ATGGCGCCGAAGGCCAAGAAGGAAGCTCCTGCACCTCCCAAAGCTGAAGCCAAAGCTAAAGCTTTGAAGGCTAAGAAAGCCGTCCTGAAAGGTGTTCACAGCCACAAAAAGAAGAAGATCCAAACATCACCCACCTTCCAAAGACCCAAAACTCTGAGGCTGCGAAGGCAACCCAAATATCCTCGGAAGAGCGCCCCTAGGAGAAACAAGCTTGACCATTATGCCATCATCAAATTCCCTCTGACCACTGAGTCGGCCATGAAGAAGATAGAAGATAACAACACACTCGTGTTCATTGTGGATGTCAAAGCCAACAAACACCAGATTAAACAGGCTGTGAAGAAGCTCTATGACATTGATGTGGCCAAGGTCAACACCCTGATTAGACCTGATGGAGAGAAGAAAGCATATGTTCGGCTGGCTCCTGACTATGATGCTTTGGATGTTGCCAATAAGATTGGGATCATCTAA